A single window of Nitrospira sp. CR1.1 DNA harbors:
- a CDS encoding carbamoyltransferase — protein sequence MVVLGLSNMRDAAAALVADGRIVAAAEEERFVRQKHVTALPVHAIQYCLREAGMALRDVEAIVVPWKYWQVGRRLRLALTAMMRSTQLFRVKGTRSLERAGQEWKELFRLRQELTRRVAPGAARPVFLDHHLCHAASSFLVSPFERAAILVVDGASEADTTLLACGEGNQITVLERTPLPHSLGQFYAAMTAFLGFRPDQDEYIVMGLASSGEPSFAPALHREILRLLPDGRFELNTRLLDFHLARAGCFVDEFLRHFGPPRRSSDAITQRHRDLAASAQFVLEETLLHLGRRLRSLTQATSLCLAGGVAYNCVANGRLRAELGFDHVYVPPAAGDSGAALGAALWWTARRATAAGRSVLPDAYLGPQYDEAACRAVLSQAGLVAECLPDDRLYERVASELAHGRLVFWFQGRMEWGPRALGNRSLLADPRREDMRELINSKVKCREAFRPFAPSVLAERAEEFFHVPASSPFMQFTVRVKASAKGILPAVTHVDGTARVQTVTREANSRFYDLLTTFGRLTGVPVLLNTSFNVQEPIVCSPDEAVRCFLRTQVDWLVLGNLLVRRPPPATPAS from the coding sequence GTGGTGGTGTTGGGTTTGTCCAATATGCGCGATGCTGCGGCCGCGCTGGTCGCTGACGGCCGCATTGTGGCCGCAGCGGAGGAGGAACGATTCGTTCGCCAGAAGCACGTGACGGCTCTGCCGGTCCATGCGATTCAGTATTGTTTGCGCGAAGCCGGAATGGCTCTGCGCGATGTCGAGGCCATTGTCGTGCCGTGGAAGTATTGGCAAGTCGGCCGGCGTCTACGGCTTGCGCTGACGGCCATGATGCGCTCTACGCAACTGTTCCGTGTGAAAGGAACACGGTCGCTCGAGCGCGCCGGTCAGGAGTGGAAGGAACTGTTCCGCCTTCGCCAGGAGCTGACCAGGAGGGTTGCGCCGGGAGCCGCTCGGCCGGTGTTTCTCGACCATCATCTGTGCCATGCGGCCAGTTCCTTTCTTGTCTCGCCGTTTGAGCGGGCGGCCATTCTCGTCGTTGATGGGGCGTCAGAAGCGGATACCACCTTGCTGGCCTGCGGTGAGGGCAATCAGATCACCGTGCTCGAGCGTACTCCGCTGCCCCACTCGCTGGGGCAATTCTATGCGGCGATGACGGCGTTCTTGGGGTTTCGCCCGGATCAGGATGAATATATCGTGATGGGCCTCGCCTCCTCCGGCGAACCGTCGTTCGCACCCGCGCTGCATCGTGAAATTTTGCGATTGCTGCCCGATGGACGATTTGAATTGAATACCCGCCTGCTCGATTTTCACCTAGCCAGGGCGGGCTGTTTTGTAGACGAGTTTCTCCGCCACTTCGGTCCTCCGCGGCGTTCGTCGGACGCCATCACGCAGCGACACCGCGATCTCGCGGCCAGCGCGCAATTCGTGTTGGAAGAGACCCTGCTGCATCTGGGGCGCCGCCTGCGGTCGCTCACTCAGGCGACGTCGCTCTGCCTGGCGGGCGGAGTCGCCTACAACTGCGTGGCCAACGGTCGTCTGCGGGCCGAACTCGGGTTTGATCATGTCTATGTGCCGCCGGCTGCCGGAGATTCCGGGGCGGCGCTCGGAGCGGCCTTGTGGTGGACGGCGAGGCGCGCAACGGCGGCGGGAAGATCCGTGCTGCCCGATGCGTACCTGGGGCCACAGTACGATGAAGCCGCCTGCCGAGCCGTGCTGTCACAGGCGGGACTGGTTGCCGAATGCCTGCCTGATGACCGGTTGTATGAACGGGTGGCATCGGAGTTGGCCCATGGCCGATTGGTGTTCTGGTTTCAGGGACGGATGGAATGGGGGCCCCGGGCGCTGGGGAACCGTAGCCTGCTGGCAGATCCTCGACGTGAAGATATGCGGGAGCTGATCAATAGCAAAGTGAAATGCCGGGAGGCCTTTCGGCCCTTTGCGCCTTCAGTGTTGGCCGAGCGCGCGGAGGAGTTTTTCCATGTGCCGGCCTCGTCTCCTTTCATGCAGTTCACGGTGCGGGTGAAGGCGTCTGCGAAAGGAATCCTTCCGGCCGTGACGCATGTCGATGGGACGGCCCGGGTGCAAACGGTGACGCGGGAGGCCAATTCCCGCTTCTACGATCTCCTGACGACCTTTGGCAGACTGACCGGCGTCCCGGTGCTCCTGAACACGTCCTTCAACGTGCAAGAACCGATTGTGTGCAGCCCTGATGAAGCCGTGCGTTGTTTTCTGCGCACGCAGGTTGACTGGTTGGTTCTCGGCAATCTTCTGGTAAGACGGCCACCACCGGCGACGCCGGCCTCATGA
- a CDS encoding c-type cytochrome: MADAKAMKNPVASTPESIAKGKALYEGKGTCFNCHGKEGKGDGPAGAILNPSPRNFTNCKFHKKRKDGELFWVIKNGSPGTGMVSLVPAAITEEEAWTIINYERSFCKGGEE; this comes from the coding sequence ATGGCGGACGCGAAGGCAATGAAGAACCCGGTTGCTTCGACCCCGGAAAGCATTGCCAAGGGCAAGGCATTGTATGAGGGCAAGGGCACCTGCTTCAATTGTCACGGGAAAGAGGGGAAGGGCGATGGCCCTGCCGGCGCGATCCTCAATCCGAGCCCGCGCAACTTCACCAACTGCAAGTTCCACAAGAAGCGGAAAGATGGCGAGCTGTTCTGGGTGATCAAGAACGGCAGCCCGGGCACCGGCATGGTTTCGTTGGTCCCTGCGGCAATCACCGAAGAAGAAGCGTGGACGATCATCAATTATGAGCGCAGCTTCTGCAAGGGTGGCGAAGAATAG